From the genome of Amycolatopsis granulosa:
ATCGACTCCACGCCGGAGGCGAGGACGATGTCGTAGGCGCCGGCGACGATGCCCTGCGCGGCGAAGCTCAGCGCCTGCTGGCTGCTGCCGCACTGCCGGTCGACGGTGACGCCGGCAACCGACTCCGGGAACCCGGCGGCCAGCGCCGCGAACCGGGTGGTGTTGCCGCTCTGCTCGCCGACCTGGCCGACGGCGCCGCCGATCACGTCGTCGATCTCGCCCGGGTCGAGGCCCGGCACGCGTTCCACCGCGCTGCGCAGGACGTGGGCGTGCAGCTCGACGGGGTGGACCGCGGCGTAGGCACCGTTCGGTTTGCCCTTCCCGACGGGGGTGCGGACGGCCTCGACGATGACGGCGTCCCTCATGGGGTGCTCCCTTCCCGAATCGGACCGATCGGTCCCGGACTGATCGGTCCGAGCATGCTCCGCTGATCACCGCGCTGTCAACGGTGCCCGGACCGATCGGTCCGTTATGCTCGGCACATGGCACGCACGGCAGCTCCGGACGCCCGCGAACGGATCCTCGACGTCGCGGGCGCGCTGTTCTACACCGAAGGGGTGCGCGCGGTCGGGATGAGCCGGATCATCGCGGAGGTCGGCTGCGGCAAGAACCTGCTGTACGCCCACTTCCCGAGCAAGACCGACCTGGTCGCCGCCTACCTCGGCCGGTTCCGGGAGTGGCGGGACCGCGCGGAGGAGGAGGCCCTGCGCGAGGCGGGCGGCGATCCGGCCGAGCGGCTGGTGGCCCTGGTCGCCGAGATCGCGGCCCGGTTGCGGCGGCCGGATTTCCGCGGGTGCCCGTTCCGCAACGTGCTGACGGAGTTCCCCGGCGGTGACGACCCGGCGGTGCGGATCGCACGGGAGTACCTGGACCGGGGGCGGGAGCTGGTCGGACGGCTGGCGGGGGAGACCGGGGTGCCCGATCCGGCGGGTCTGGCGGACCGGGTCTGGCTGATCATCGACGGCCTCTACGCGAGCGGCTTCCCCGGCCGGGCAGCGGCCGTCGCGGTCGGGATGACCCGCGAGGCCATCGCCACCGCCCGCGCGGACGCCGCGGGTTAACCGGCCGTGACCAGCTTCGCCAGGCGGTCCAGGGACTCGGCGAGCCGGCGTTCGACGTCGCGTGCCGCGTCGCCGCCGTGGTTGGCCGGCTGGTCGCCGTGGAAGGACAGGTGCAGCGTCGCGTAGCTGGAGCCGCCGTCGGCCGAGGCGACCTGCAGCCAGCCGCTGTAGTCGGCGCTGCCGCGGCGGCCCCACTCGAGCCGGAGCTGCTCCCGCGAGGCGCCCAGCACGCCAGGCGCCTCGTACTCGCCCGCGGGATCGTGCACGTCCACGTCCACCCCCTGCGGCTCGCCCGGGTGCACGGTGATCACACCCGGCAGCCACTCGCCGAGCCGGTTCACGTCGGCGGCCACGGTGAACACCCGCTCCGCCGGAGCGGGCATCGCTCGTTCGCGTTCGAACTCGGTCATGCCCCGCGGGCTACCCGCCGCGGGCCCCGGTACACCCAGCGGCCGTCCACCCTGGTGAACTCGCTGTCCTCGTGCAGTGTTCCGGCTCCCGCGGCGTCGCGGTAGTGGGCGCGGAACTCGACGGTGCCGCTGGTGTGGAACGGGCTGCCGCCGGTCGTCGCGAGCACCTCCAGCCGGGTCCAGCGCTGCCCCGGGTCGAGGCCGATCGCCGCCGGGCGGGTGTCCGGATGCCAGCTGGCCAGCAGGTACGCCTCGTCGCCGACGGCGAACGCGCTGAACCGGGAGCGCATCAGCCGCTCGGCCGTCGGCGCCGCGGACTCGCCGCGGTGCAGCGGCGCGCAGCAGTTCTCGTACGTCTCACCCAGGCCGCAAGGACACCTCATGACCCCGATTGTCCCGCCCGCCGTCACGATGCCGCCGGTGCACCCGCGGTGCGCGCCGGGGCGCGCAGCGTGACGATTGCCGCCGCGCCGGTATGGCCACAATGGACGATCACGCCCGTGGCCGGACCGGCCGTCCGCCTGGGGGCGGCGGGTAGGATGGTGTCGCGCGCCCCGCGTCGGCGGGGCTGAGGGGTTAGGCTGGCGGCAATGGACATCCGGACGAGGAATGCGGTGACGCTCTCCGGCCGGCCCGGTGGCCAGCCGATGGTGTTCGCTCACGGTTTCGGGTGCGACCAGGCGATGTGGCGGCTGGTCACGCCCGCCTTCGATCCGGACTACCAGCTGGTGCTGTTCGACTACGTCGGCGCGGGCAACTCCGACCTCAACGCCTGGACGCGCGAGCGCTACTCGACACTGGACGGGTACGCCGATGACGTGCTGGAGCTCTGCGCGGAGCTGGACCTGCGGGACGTCGTGTTCGTCGGCCACTCGGTCAGCTCGATGGTCGGCGCGCTCGCGGCAGCGCGGGAGCCGGAGCGGTTCGCCGAGCTGGTGATGGTCTGCCCGTCGCCGTGCTACCTCGACGACGCCGGCTACACCGGCGGCTTCACCCGGCCGGACATCGATGAGCTGCTGGAGTCGCTGGACAGCAACTACCTCGGCTGGTCGGCGGCGATGGCACCGGTGATCATGGGCAACCCGGATCGCCCCGAGCTCGGCGCCGAACTGACCAACAGCTTCTGCCGGACCGACCCGGTGATCGCCGGCCAGTTCGCGCGGGTCACCTTCCTGTCCGACAACCGGGCGGACCTCGCGCGCGTGGGCGTGCCCACCCTCGTCCTGCAGAGCCGCCACGACGCCATCGCGCCGGTGTCCGTCGGCGAGTACGTGCACGACCGGCTGCCGGACAGCGAGCTGGTGCTGCTGGACGTCAACGGGCACTGCCCGCAGCTGAGTGACCCGGATCTGACCGCGGCGGCGATCGGAGCGTTCCTGGCCGACCGCGGGACGCGGTGACCCGGCCGGAGGCGCCGGTGCTGACCGGGGCCGACGCCGAGGACCTGTGGGAGAACGCGCCCTGCGGTTACCTCGCGGCCCGGCCCGACGGCACGATCCTGCGGGTCAACGCGACCTTGCTGAACTGGCTCGGCTACCGCGCCGAGGAGGTGGTGGGCCGCCGGTTCACCGATCTGCTCACCGCGGGCGGGCGGATCTACCACGAGACGCACTACGCACCGCTGCTGCGCATGCAGTCCGAGGTGCGGGAGATCGCGCTCGACCTGGTCGCCGCGGACGGCTCGCGATTGCCGGTGCTGGTCAACTCGACGCTGCGCGCCGGGCCGGGCGGGGTGACCGGCATCCGGACCACCGTGTTCGACGCGCGGGCGCGGCGTGCCTACGAACGGGAGCTGCTGCGGGCGCGGCAGGAAGCCGACCGCGAGCGGGAGCGCCTCGCCCGGTTGTCCCGGACCCTGCAGGAGACCCTGTTGCCGCCCGGCCTGCCGGAGGTGCCCGGGCTGCGTGCGGCCGGGTACTACCGGGCGGCGAGGGACCTGGTCGGCGGCGACTTCTACGACCTGTTCCCGCTGAGTGCGAACCGGTGGGCGTTCTTCATCGGCGATGTCTGCGGCAAGGGCGCGGAGGCCGCCGTGCTCACCTCGCTCGCCCGCTACACGCTGCGGGCCGCCGCCGTTCGGGAATCCGATCCCCGGGCGGTGGTGCGTACGCTCAACGCGGTGCTGCTCCAGGAGTACCGCGCCTCCGACGCTCGCTTTTGCACAGTCGTGTTCGGACTGATCGAACCGGACGGCGACGGCTTCCGGATCGACCTGGCCGGTGGTGGCCACCCGCCGGCGTTGCGGGTCGCCGACGACGGCGCGGTGCGCGCGCTGGAGACGCCCGGCGGTCAGCTGGTGGGGGTGTTCGCGGACGCGGGTGTGGCGGCCGCGGGTACCCGGCTCGGTCCGGGGGAGACGTTGCTGCTGTACACCGACGGCCTGCTCGAGGCGCGCGACTCGCACGGGGCGCTGCTCGGTGAGGGGCGGCTGGCGAGCGTGGCATCCGGATGGGCGGGCCTGGACGCGGGCACGATCGTGGAGCGCCTGGGGCAGTTGCTGTCGGACTTGCACGAGGGCGTCTCCGATGACACTGCCGCGCTGGTGTTCACCGTGCCGCGCTGAGTTCATCCGGACGGGTGAGCGATCGGGCTGCGCCGTCGCTTCGGGTGCGACCGAACGGCGGCTTCCCTTGCTACCGTTCGGTGCGGAGTCACAACGCGTCACCCGGAGACGGGGGCCAAGATCACTCCTCCAGAGGTACATCTGACGCGCGAAAGCACGTTATGTTGATCGACGGTCTGCCCCCGCCTAGTCGAGCAATCACCGCTCGCCAGACCGCCGGAGTGAGCGTGAACACCGTCCCCGTGACCCTCTTCGACCACGCCAGCCGACAGCTGGGAGAGCTCTGCGACGTGGCCGGCCTGCCGCCCGACGACGGCAGATCCCTGGACGTCCTGCGGGACCTCCTCGACGCGGCGGGCCGCCGCCCGCTCGGTGAACCCCCGCTGTGGCCGTCGGATGTCGCCGACGACGCCACCCCGGTGGAGTTCTCCCTCGCGTTCGACGAGGGTGGCAACCGCGCGGTGCGCATACTCGGTGAGACGCTCCCGGAGCGCCCCGGGCCGGTCGCGAACATCGAGGCGGCGAAGCGCTTTCTCAATCGGATGGCGCAGCGGTTCGACCTGTCGATGGACCGGTTCCGCGCGGTCGAGGACCTCTTCCTCAGCGAGGCACCGCAGGGGAAGTTCGCCCTGTGGTTCTCGGTGATCCTGCGCCCCGGCCGGCCCCCCGCGCTCAAGGTGTACTTCAACCCGCAGGTGCGCGGCCGGTGCGCCGCGCCCGGACTCGTCGAGGAGGCGCTGCGGCGTCTCGGACTCACCGACGCCCACGACACGGTCGCCCGGCACGCGACGCTGCGCGGCGAAGCGGACCAGCTCTCCTTCTTCGCGCTCGACCTGGACGACGGCCCGCTGTCCCGCGTCAAGCTCTACATCTCGCACGATTCGGCGGACGCCGCCACGGTCGAGCGCGCGGCCCGGGCGGTCGAGGGTGCGGATCCGCTGGCCGTGCGTGAGTTCCTGGCCACGGTGGGCGGCGGTACCGGTCCGTACACCGGCCGGCCACTGGTGTCCAGCTACTCGTTCGTCGAGGCGTACGGCGGCCGTCCGGGCAACTACAGCCTCTACCTCCCGATCCGCGACTACGTCCCGGACGATGCCGTGGCGCGTGACCGGGTTCTGGCCCACTTCCGCCGGGCCGGGCTGCCCGCCGGTGAACTCGACCGGGCCATCAGGGCGGTGACGAGCCGTCCCGCGGCGGACGGAGTTGGCCTCATCGCGCACGTGTCGTTGCGGCTCGGCGGTTTCGGCTCGGGAGCCACGGTATATCTTTCCTCGGAGGCTTATGCCGTGAGCCCGCCGCGGCGGGTCGGCGCCGCCTCCGCCGCGTGGTGAACTGGAGGAAGAGGTAAGGATGAAGCCGTTCCCGC
Proteins encoded in this window:
- a CDS encoding TetR/AcrR family transcriptional regulator; its protein translation is MARTAAPDARERILDVAGALFYTEGVRAVGMSRIIAEVGCGKNLLYAHFPSKTDLVAAYLGRFREWRDRAEEEALREAGGDPAERLVALVAEIAARLRRPDFRGCPFRNVLTEFPGGDDPAVRIAREYLDRGRELVGRLAGETGVPDPAGLADRVWLIIDGLYASGFPGRAAAVAVGMTREAIATARADAAG
- a CDS encoding SRPBCC family protein, which translates into the protein MTEFERERAMPAPAERVFTVAADVNRLGEWLPGVITVHPGEPQGVDVDVHDPAGEYEAPGVLGASREQLRLEWGRRGSADYSGWLQVASADGGSSYATLHLSFHGDQPANHGGDAARDVERRLAESLDRLAKLVTAG
- a CDS encoding YchJ family protein, whose protein sequence is MRCPCGLGETYENCCAPLHRGESAAPTAERLMRSRFSAFAVGDEAYLLASWHPDTRPAAIGLDPGQRWTRLEVLATTGGSPFHTSGTVEFRAHYRDAAGAGTLHEDSEFTRVDGRWVYRGPRRVARGA
- a CDS encoding alpha/beta fold hydrolase: MDIRTRNAVTLSGRPGGQPMVFAHGFGCDQAMWRLVTPAFDPDYQLVLFDYVGAGNSDLNAWTRERYSTLDGYADDVLELCAELDLRDVVFVGHSVSSMVGALAAAREPERFAELVMVCPSPCYLDDAGYTGGFTRPDIDELLESLDSNYLGWSAAMAPVIMGNPDRPELGAELTNSFCRTDPVIAGQFARVTFLSDNRADLARVGVPTLVLQSRHDAIAPVSVGEYVHDRLPDSELVLLDVNGHCPQLSDPDLTAAAIGAFLADRGTR
- a CDS encoding SpoIIE family protein phosphatase, with amino-acid sequence MTRPEAPVLTGADAEDLWENAPCGYLAARPDGTILRVNATLLNWLGYRAEEVVGRRFTDLLTAGGRIYHETHYAPLLRMQSEVREIALDLVAADGSRLPVLVNSTLRAGPGGVTGIRTTVFDARARRAYERELLRARQEADRERERLARLSRTLQETLLPPGLPEVPGLRAAGYYRAARDLVGGDFYDLFPLSANRWAFFIGDVCGKGAEAAVLTSLARYTLRAAAVRESDPRAVVRTLNAVLLQEYRASDARFCTVVFGLIEPDGDGFRIDLAGGGHPPALRVADDGAVRALETPGGQLVGVFADAGVAAAGTRLGPGETLLLYTDGLLEARDSHGALLGEGRLASVASGWAGLDAGTIVERLGQLLSDLHEGVSDDTAALVFTVPR
- a CDS encoding tryptophan dimethylallyltransferase family protein, with translation MNTVPVTLFDHASRQLGELCDVAGLPPDDGRSLDVLRDLLDAAGRRPLGEPPLWPSDVADDATPVEFSLAFDEGGNRAVRILGETLPERPGPVANIEAAKRFLNRMAQRFDLSMDRFRAVEDLFLSEAPQGKFALWFSVILRPGRPPALKVYFNPQVRGRCAAPGLVEEALRRLGLTDAHDTVARHATLRGEADQLSFFALDLDDGPLSRVKLYISHDSADAATVERAARAVEGADPLAVREFLATVGGGTGPYTGRPLVSSYSFVEAYGGRPGNYSLYLPIRDYVPDDAVARDRVLAHFRRAGLPAGELDRAIRAVTSRPAADGVGLIAHVSLRLGGFGSGATVYLSSEAYAVSPPRRVGAASAAW